One Rhodobacteraceae bacterium M385 genomic region harbors:
- the dapD gene encoding 2,3,4,5-tetrahydropyridine-2,6-dicarboxylate N-succinyltransferase: MSGTASNAQLETAIEAAWEVRDTITPATTGETRDAIESTLAALDGGTLRVAEKQDSGDWHVNQWAKKAVLLGFRLKDMEMQSGSAQGGSWWDKVDSKWANWDEGDWTQAGFRAVPNCVVRKSAYIAPGVVLMPSFVNLGAYVDTGTMVDTWATVGSCAQIGKNVHLSGGVGIGGVLEPMQAGPTIIEDNCFIGARSEVVEGCIVREGSVLGMGVFIGQSTKIVDRETGEVMYGEVPSGSVVVAGTMPSKNGVNLYCAVIVKRVDEKTRSKTSINELLRD, from the coding sequence ATGTCCGGCACCGCGTCCAACGCCCAACTCGAAACCGCCATCGAAGCCGCCTGGGAGGTCCGTGACACGATCACGCCCGCCACCACAGGCGAAACCCGTGACGCCATCGAAAGCACGCTTGCCGCGCTGGACGGCGGCACCCTGCGCGTGGCCGAGAAACAAGACAGCGGCGACTGGCATGTAAACCAATGGGCAAAAAAGGCCGTTCTTCTGGGCTTCCGTCTGAAAGATATGGAAATGCAGTCCGGCTCCGCCCAAGGCGGCAGCTGGTGGGATAAAGTCGATAGCAAATGGGCCAACTGGGACGAAGGCGACTGGACCCAAGCCGGCTTCCGTGCCGTGCCGAATTGCGTTGTCCGTAAATCCGCCTATATCGCGCCCGGCGTGGTGCTGATGCCGTCGTTCGTGAACCTCGGTGCCTATGTGGACACGGGCACGATGGTCGATACCTGGGCCACCGTCGGCTCCTGTGCGCAAATCGGCAAGAACGTCCACCTGTCGGGGGGCGTCGGTATCGGCGGCGTGCTCGAACCCATGCAGGCCGGCCCCACAATCATCGAAGACAATTGCTTCATCGGCGCGCGCTCCGAGGTCGTCGAAGGCTGCATCGTGCGCGAAGGCTCTGTCCTCGGCATGGGCGTTTTCATCGGCCAGTCCACCAAGATTGTGGACCGTGAAACCGGCGAAGTGATGTACGGCGAAGTTCCCTCGGGCTCCGTGGTTGTCGCAGGCACCATGCCGTCGAAAAACGGCGTGAACCTCTACTGCGCCGTGATCGTAAAACGCGTGGATGAAAAGACCCGCTCCAAAACCTCGATCAACGAACTCCTGCGGGACTAA
- a CDS encoding Hint domain-containing protein — MTLWLELIGPRRPAPRRGRGVARDIPLRLWQGASEGHDAISIYLMPDGAVRLLHGEIDLCTAPATLRAGETLGLRYIACSEGRSDVLEVTNYDQDTVQSQRSGLQKQATLADALPRAEGFLSVAHVAAVASSAVTAADLPGVESGALVSTIEGPRPIDALRPGDALLDADGTPHPLRWIEARPRLCLGRTAPICLRAPYFGLVRDLLVTPQTRLLQTGPVVDYLCGTEAVLANAADMATGRAVVRDRSKPMRIFYHMMLDDPACIRVENSPIETAHLGDVMASGDQQISQSACPIDADTTPSLPLLDRAAARALVSAHARAA; from the coding sequence ATGACCCTTTGGCTAGAGTTGATTGGCCCACGCAGACCCGCGCCCCGTCGGGGCCGCGGGGTGGCCCGCGATATTCCCTTGCGACTGTGGCAGGGCGCGTCTGAGGGCCATGATGCGATTTCCATCTATCTGATGCCCGATGGGGCGGTGCGTTTGCTGCACGGCGAGATTGACCTTTGCACAGCCCCCGCCACCCTGCGCGCCGGAGAGACCTTGGGCCTGCGTTATATCGCCTGCTCTGAAGGGCGGTCCGATGTGTTGGAGGTCACGAATTACGACCAAGACACCGTGCAATCCCAGCGCTCGGGCTTGCAGAAGCAAGCAACTTTGGCCGATGCGTTGCCAAGGGCAGAAGGGTTTCTTTCAGTCGCCCATGTGGCTGCCGTCGCCTCTAGCGCTGTGACGGCGGCAGATTTGCCGGGCGTGGAAAGCGGTGCCTTGGTGTCCACGATCGAAGGCCCCCGCCCGATTGATGCCCTGCGCCCCGGCGACGCGTTGCTGGACGCAGATGGCACGCCCCACCCTCTGCGCTGGATCGAGGCGCGTCCGCGCCTATGCCTTGGGCGCACCGCCCCCATTTGCCTGCGTGCGCCCTACTTCGGCTTGGTCCGGGATCTGTTGGTGACGCCGCAAACCCGCCTGCTTCAGACCGGGCCGGTTGTGGATTATCTGTGCGGGACAGAAGCCGTTCTGGCCAATGCCGCCGATATGGCCACGGGCCGCGCCGTGGTTCGGGACCGATCCAAGCCGATGCGGATTTTCTATCATATGATGCTGGATGATCCGGCCTGCATACGGGTCGAGAACTCTCCGATTGAAACGGCGCATCTGGGCGATGTCATGGCATCGGGCGACCAGCAGATCAGTCAATCGGCCTGCCCTATCGATGCGGACACCACACCGTCCCTGCCGCTTCTGGATCGCGCCGCGGCCCGCGCCCTGGTTTCCGCCCACGCCCGAGCGGCCTAG
- the dapE gene encoding succinyl-diaminopimelate desuccinylase, with amino-acid sequence MSQAAALAPVDPVALTADLIRCNSVTPLEGGALVLLERLLSEAGFTCTRVDRNGIANLYARWGTRGNGKAFGFNGHTDVVPVGDEAAWSFPPFGAEVDGEWMYGRGATDMKSGVAAFAAAAIDFVRETPPDGAIVLAITGDEEGESTDGTIALLDWMEEVGERIDVCIVGEPTCPAEMGDMMKIGRRGALTAFFEVIGKQGHSAYLHKVINPLPAVALLGHRLSTHVLDEGTDHFDPTTCAITTIDTGNPANNVIPARTKMTVNLRFNDTHTGASLTEWLRAEADRVAEETGTQITMTTKLSGESFLTPPGDLSTLVGKAVEAETGRTPTLSTTGGTSDARFVKNHCPVVEFGLVGHRMHQVDERVRIRDIEVLKRVYSRVLTDYFAD; translated from the coding sequence ATGTCACAAGCTGCCGCATTGGCCCCCGTTGATCCTGTCGCACTGACGGCGGATCTGATCCGCTGCAACTCTGTGACGCCGCTGGAAGGCGGCGCTCTCGTCCTGCTGGAACGGCTGTTGTCCGAGGCGGGTTTCACCTGCACCCGGGTCGATCGCAACGGCATCGCCAACCTCTATGCCCGCTGGGGCACACGGGGCAACGGTAAGGCGTTTGGCTTCAACGGCCATACCGATGTGGTTCCCGTCGGCGATGAAGCCGCGTGGAGCTTCCCCCCCTTCGGCGCAGAGGTGGACGGAGAATGGATGTACGGACGAGGTGCCACCGACATGAAGTCTGGCGTCGCCGCTTTCGCTGCCGCCGCGATTGATTTCGTGCGCGAAACACCCCCCGACGGCGCGATCGTTTTGGCGATCACCGGCGATGAGGAAGGTGAATCTACCGACGGCACCATCGCCCTTCTGGATTGGATGGAGGAGGTCGGCGAACGCATCGACGTGTGTATCGTGGGCGAACCGACTTGCCCCGCGGAAATGGGCGACATGATGAAAATCGGCCGCCGTGGTGCCCTGACAGCGTTCTTCGAAGTGATTGGCAAGCAAGGCCACTCTGCCTACTTGCACAAAGTCATCAACCCTCTGCCCGCCGTGGCGCTTCTGGGCCACCGCCTCTCGACCCATGTGCTGGATGAGGGTACCGACCATTTTGATCCCACCACCTGCGCGATCACCACCATCGACACCGGCAACCCCGCCAACAACGTGATCCCCGCCCGCACCAAAATGACCGTGAACCTGCGCTTTAACGACACCCATACCGGCGCCAGCCTGACCGAATGGCTCCGCGCCGAAGCCGACCGCGTCGCCGAGGAGACCGGCACCCAGATCACCATGACCACCAAGCTCAGCGGCGAATCCTTCCTCACCCCTCCCGGTGACCTCTCCACTCTCGTGGGCAAAGCGGTAGAGGCCGAAACCGGCCGCACCCCGACCCTCTCCACCACCGGCGGGACCTCGGACGCTCGCTTCGTGAAGAACCACTGCCCCGTGGTCGAGTTTGGCCTCGTCGGCCACCGAATGCACCAGGTGGATGAACGCGTCCGCATCCGCGATATCGAGGTCCTCAAACGGGTCTACTCCCGTGTCCTCACCGATTACTTCGCCGACTAG
- a CDS encoding choice-of-anchor L domain-containing protein, whose amino-acid sequence MATGDELPINENASAFQMATTIFGPGTTVNSAVYTGWSQSSGIYTDGDSVAPGVTPSDTGVILSTGRASDITQSGGDPNRSGSTSTNTFWGRDNDSDFNAAAGTNTYDASFLEVNFTPTTDFVTMQFTFASEEYPEYTGSIYNDIVGVWVNGNLVTSPIVNVTQINSVNSQANATLFNDNTNDDYNTEMDGFTVTLTLVMPVNNGQPNDIKIGIADVGDSSYDSSVLIAANSIQGEFIAGADSVTHYEGVTTVLDVLANDPTSGGIAFVTHINGVEVDPGDSVTLADGTVVTLTLTGDLEIDPPASQIGLTANETINFTYTADDGTGITDTAFVTVTAIPCFVRGTMILTQDGEKAVEDLEAGDLIETRDNGLQPIRWIGSRTVAAEGRFAPVAIEAGTFGMHRRLVVSPQHRIMLTHWMAELMFGEDEVLVAAKDLVNDCSVRVLTGGEVDYFHLLFDQHQIVFSEGLATESFLPGPTVLNDLDAEVQDEVLSLFPEIDPETMDGYGPAARLPLRGFEARAMLA is encoded by the coding sequence ATGGCGACGGGCGACGAACTACCGATCAATGAAAACGCCTCGGCGTTCCAGATGGCTACAACGATTTTTGGCCCCGGAACGACGGTGAACAGCGCGGTTTATACGGGCTGGAGCCAATCTTCAGGCATTTATACGGACGGTGACAGTGTCGCCCCCGGCGTCACGCCCTCGGATACAGGCGTGATCCTGTCCACGGGCCGCGCCAGCGATATAACGCAGTCGGGTGGCGACCCTAACCGATCCGGCAGCACGTCGACCAACACGTTCTGGGGCCGTGACAACGATTCGGACTTCAACGCAGCTGCGGGCACCAACACCTACGATGCAAGCTTTCTAGAGGTGAACTTCACCCCTACGACCGATTTCGTGACCATGCAGTTCACCTTCGCGTCGGAAGAATACCCGGAATACACCGGCTCGATCTACAACGACATCGTGGGCGTTTGGGTCAACGGCAACCTCGTCACATCCCCGATTGTAAACGTGACGCAGATCAACTCGGTCAACAGCCAGGCCAACGCTACGTTGTTCAACGACAACACCAACGACGACTACAACACCGAGATGGACGGCTTCACGGTGACCCTGACGCTGGTGATGCCTGTCAACAATGGCCAACCCAACGACATCAAAATCGGTATCGCCGATGTCGGAGACAGCTCTTACGACTCGAGCGTGTTGATCGCGGCCAACTCGATCCAAGGGGAATTCATTGCCGGCGCCGACTCGGTGACCCATTACGAAGGGGTCACCACCGTATTGGACGTGTTGGCCAATGACCCCACGTCCGGCGGCATCGCTTTCGTGACGCACATCAACGGGGTCGAGGTTGATCCCGGGGACAGCGTGACCCTTGCTGATGGCACCGTGGTTACCCTGACCCTGACCGGTGACCTAGAGATCGACCCGCCAGCCAGCCAAATTGGCCTGACGGCGAACGAGACAATCAACTTCACCTATACTGCCGATGATGGCACGGGCATTACGGATACCGCCTTTGTCACTGTCACGGCGATCCCCTGCTTTGTGCGCGGCACCATGATCCTGACCCAAGACGGCGAGAAGGCTGTTGAGGATCTTGAGGCAGGGGACTTAATCGAGACCCGCGACAATGGCCTGCAACCGATCCGCTGGATTGGATCGCGGACCGTCGCGGCAGAGGGGCGCTTTGCCCCGGTGGCGATTGAAGCGGGCACCTTTGGGATGCATCGCCGCCTTGTGGTGTCGCCGCAGCATCGGATCATGCTGACCCATTGGATGGCCGAACTGATGTTTGGCGAGGATGAGGTTCTGGTCGCTGCAAAAGATCTGGTCAACGATTGCTCGGTCCGGGTACTGACGGGCGGAGAGGTGGACTATTTCCACCTGCTGTTTGACCAACACCAGATTGTTTTCTCGGAAGGGCTGGCGACGGAAAGCTTCCTGCCCGGTCCCACAGTCCTGAACGATCTGGATGCCGAGGTTCAGGATGAGGTTCTGTCCCTATTCCCCGAGATTGACCCCGAAACCATGGACGGCTACGGCCCCGCCGCCCGCCTGCCCCTTCGCGGTTTTGAAGCCCGCGCGATGCTGGCGTAG
- a CDS encoding TIGR00730 family Rossman fold protein, translating to MTNERHPLRDAHQDRADTQKLPDTPQAQSPAYRLAFADEDFLCRDELRPVRLQLELLKPELGLDAHGIKSTIVLFGGARIPRPADREGARSDTLRDMSKYYEEAQEFARVITERSLASDCTENVVVTGGGPGVMEAGNRGAMEAGGKSIGLNIVLPHEQEPNHYVTPELCFNFHYFAIRKMHFLMRAKAIAVFPGGFGTMDETFEALTLIQTGRMEQVPVLLFGEDFWREIINWDALVRAGTISADDLNLFRFVETAQDALDVIDGWTLSGKRGEIPGR from the coding sequence ATGACAAACGAACGCCACCCCCTCCGCGATGCCCATCAAGATCGCGCAGACACCCAGAAACTACCGGACACACCGCAGGCGCAATCGCCCGCCTATCGGTTGGCCTTCGCCGATGAGGATTTTCTGTGCCGCGATGAACTGCGTCCCGTGCGCCTGCAATTGGAACTGCTGAAGCCAGAGCTTGGCCTTGACGCCCACGGGATCAAATCCACAATCGTTCTGTTTGGCGGCGCCCGCATTCCCCGCCCCGCAGACCGCGAAGGTGCCCGCAGTGACACCCTGCGCGACATGTCAAAATACTATGAAGAAGCGCAAGAGTTTGCTCGTGTGATTACCGAACGCTCCTTAGCCAGCGATTGCACCGAGAACGTCGTGGTGACCGGTGGCGGCCCCGGTGTGATGGAGGCCGGCAACCGTGGCGCGATGGAGGCAGGCGGCAAGTCCATCGGGCTCAACATCGTGCTGCCCCACGAACAAGAGCCCAACCACTACGTCACGCCGGAACTGTGCTTCAACTTCCACTACTTCGCGATCCGCAAGATGCACTTCCTGATGCGGGCCAAGGCGATTGCCGTCTTCCCCGGCGGTTTCGGCACCATGGATGAAACATTCGAGGCGCTGACCCTGATCCAGACGGGCCGGATGGAGCAAGTCCCGGTCCTGCTGTTCGGAGAAGACTTCTGGCGCGAGATCATCAACTGGGACGCACTGGTCCGGGCGGGCACGATTTCGGCCGATGACCTGAACCTGTTCCGCTTTGTGGAAACCGCCCAAGACGCGCTGGACGTGATCGACGGCTGGACGCTGTCGGGCAAACGCGGAGAGATCCCGGGCCGTTAA
- the rnr gene encoding ribonuclease R — translation MSNIPSKDQILKWITDNPGKRSKRDIAKAFGIKGAARIDLKRILKELQAEGHLEKTGRTYRDPEKLPPVTILSVQAPDDNGDLFARPLEWHGEGVEPRVLYKPRTADPAVGQGDRILAKLFEAEGDDHHYTARLIRKIGTNPRKILGIFRKRDEGGVISPISKGSDKEWQVRGGDTHGAKDGELVEGELAGPKARMGAPRARITMRVGDPGEARAVSLIAIHEHGIPDSFPDAVIAQADAAKPAGLKGREDLRELPLITIDPADARDHDDACYAQADDDPKNKGGHVIWVAIADVAHYVTPDSALDREARKRGNSTYFPDRVVPMLPDRLSGDLCSLHEGVPRAVIAVRMVIDAKGQKIGHTFHRGLMKSHASLSYEEAQAAQDGTPSARAEPLVQGVIRPLFAAYDALKIARAKRQPLELDLPERRIELDDNGKVSSVAFKDRLDAHKLIEEFMVLANVAAAETLIAKRTPLLFRVHEEPSPEKLEALREVADSAGLTLAKGQVLQTRHLNDLLRAAGEDTSELISISTLRSMQQAYYNPENFGHFGLALKSYAHFTSPIRRYADLIVHRALVSAHGWGKDGLSPDEIERLEDTAKLISGTERRSMVAERDTSDRYLAAYLSDRVGAEFGGRISGIAKFGVFVKLDETGADGLLPMRSLGHEYFHYDAEAQTLMGADTGTMISIGDRVLVKLAEAVPVTGGLILELLEHDGKAPAKGTRRGSGRGRGKAPARRKVGASKGGKTKLRKKTARTRTKS, via the coding sequence ATGAGCAACATCCCCTCCAAAGACCAAATCCTGAAATGGATCACCGACAACCCCGGCAAACGCTCCAAGCGTGACATTGCCAAAGCCTTTGGCATCAAGGGGGCAGCTCGGATTGACCTGAAACGGATTCTCAAGGAACTCCAGGCCGAGGGGCATCTGGAAAAAACCGGGCGTACCTATCGTGACCCGGAAAAACTGCCTCCCGTCACGATCCTCTCCGTGCAAGCCCCCGACGATAACGGCGACCTCTTTGCGCGCCCTCTGGAATGGCATGGTGAAGGGGTGGAGCCGCGTGTGCTCTACAAACCCCGTACCGCAGACCCTGCCGTGGGCCAGGGCGACCGCATTCTGGCGAAACTGTTTGAAGCCGAAGGCGACGACCATCACTACACCGCCCGATTGATCCGCAAGATCGGCACCAACCCCCGCAAGATCCTCGGCATCTTCCGCAAACGCGATGAGGGGGGCGTTATTTCTCCGATCTCCAAGGGGTCCGATAAGGAGTGGCAGGTTCGGGGCGGTGACACCCACGGCGCCAAGGATGGAGAGTTGGTCGAAGGCGAACTTGCCGGGCCAAAGGCGCGGATGGGGGCACCTCGGGCGCGGATCACCATGCGCGTGGGCGACCCCGGCGAAGCCCGCGCGGTGTCGCTTATCGCGATCCATGAGCATGGTATCCCCGACAGCTTCCCCGACGCCGTGATCGCGCAGGCCGATGCCGCGAAACCTGCCGGGCTGAAAGGCCGCGAAGACTTGCGTGAATTGCCGCTGATCACCATCGACCCCGCCGATGCGCGCGATCACGATGATGCCTGCTACGCCCAGGCCGATGACGATCCCAAGAACAAGGGTGGCCATGTCATCTGGGTCGCGATTGCCGATGTGGCCCATTACGTCACGCCGGATTCGGCGCTGGACCGCGAGGCCCGCAAGCGCGGCAATTCCACCTATTTCCCGGACCGCGTGGTGCCGATGCTGCCCGATCGCCTGTCGGGGGATCTTTGCTCGCTCCACGAAGGGGTGCCGAGGGCGGTGATTGCCGTGCGGATGGTGATCGACGCCAAGGGCCAAAAGATCGGCCATACGTTCCACCGGGGCCTGATGAAATCCCATGCGTCGCTCAGTTACGAAGAGGCGCAGGCCGCCCAGGACGGCACGCCTTCGGCGCGGGCCGAGCCCCTCGTTCAGGGCGTTATCCGCCCTCTCTTCGCAGCCTATGACGCGCTGAAAATCGCCCGTGCCAAGCGGCAACCGCTGGAATTGGATCTGCCGGAGCGGCGGATTGAATTGGACGACAATGGCAAGGTCTCCTCCGTGGCCTTCAAGGACCGCCTCGACGCCCACAAGCTGATCGAGGAGTTCATGGTTCTGGCCAATGTCGCCGCCGCTGAAACCCTGATCGCCAAGCGCACGCCTTTGCTGTTCCGGGTCCACGAAGAACCCTCGCCCGAGAAGCTGGAAGCCCTGCGCGAGGTGGCCGACAGCGCCGGGCTGACGCTCGCCAAGGGGCAGGTTCTGCAAACGCGGCACCTGAATGATCTGTTGCGCGCGGCGGGCGAGGATACGTCCGAGCTGATCTCGATCTCGACCCTGCGGTCGATGCAGCAGGCCTATTACAATCCCGAAAACTTCGGTCACTTTGGCCTCGCCCTGAAAAGCTACGCGCATTTCACCTCTCCGATCCGGCGCTATGCGGATTTGATCGTGCACCGCGCTTTGGTCAGCGCCCACGGCTGGGGCAAGGACGGGCTGTCCCCCGATGAGATTGAGCGTCTGGAAGACACCGCAAAGCTGATTTCGGGAACCGAGCGACGGTCGATGGTAGCAGAGCGTGACACCTCGGACCGCTACCTTGCGGCCTATCTGTCGGACCGTGTGGGGGCCGAGTTTGGTGGGCGCATTTCCGGCATCGCCAAGTTCGGTGTGTTTGTGAAGCTGGACGAGACCGGGGCGGATGGCTTGTTGCCGATGCGATCGCTGGGGCATGAGTATTTCCACTACGATGCCGAGGCGCAAACCCTGATGGGCGCGGATACAGGCACGATGATTTCCATCGGCGACCGGGTCTTGGTGAAGCTGGCCGAAGCCGTGCCGGTCACTGGCGGGCTGATCCTGGAATTGCTTGAGCATGACGGCAAAGCCCCCGCCAAAGGCACGCGCCGGGGTAGTGGCCGGGGACGGGGCAAGGCCCCCGCGCGGCGTAAGGTAGGCGCGTCCAAGGGGGGTAAGACCAAACTACGCAAAAAGACCGCTCGGACCCGCACAAAGAGCTGA
- a CDS encoding 1-acyl-sn-glycerol-3-phosphate acyltransferase, translating into MTAFLRLLDATVGRVIRHFFFICLRTYFGLFYNVSCSNKHLLQTMSHGLILATHVTRLDGPMVASVLYPTRRVLPAVHYNEYYHPAQFFVLMPSGCIPLSSPKSWPAPRRAARKVWARDKLINTINRGKFVLLFPGGQAKRQPREIIQPHFSGAYDTLRAVPDCPVAILRIQGLSKYDKPIYDRFWSFLGIRKGRRHVTITIERLDKPLDTSISLEDFNRDLEERFNAPPHWPAT; encoded by the coding sequence ATGACAGCATTTCTACGGCTATTGGATGCGACCGTCGGGCGCGTGATCCGGCACTTTTTCTTCATATGTTTGCGGACATATTTCGGCCTGTTCTACAACGTTTCCTGCTCGAACAAACACCTGTTGCAGACGATGTCCCATGGGTTGATCCTTGCCACCCATGTCACCCGGCTGGATGGGCCGATGGTGGCCTCGGTCCTGTATCCGACACGGCGGGTTCTTCCGGCTGTGCATTACAACGAATATTACCACCCGGCGCAGTTCTTCGTCTTGATGCCTTCGGGGTGCATTCCGCTGTCCTCTCCGAAAAGCTGGCCCGCGCCACGTCGCGCCGCGCGGAAAGTCTGGGCGCGTGACAAGCTGATCAACACGATCAACCGCGGCAAGTTCGTGCTGCTGTTTCCCGGTGGTCAGGCCAAGCGCCAGCCCCGCGAAATCATCCAGCCGCACTTTAGTGGTGCCTACGACACCCTTCGCGCCGTGCCCGATTGCCCGGTGGCGATCCTGCGCATCCAAGGGCTCAGCAAATACGACAAGCCTATCTATGATCGGTTTTGGAGCTTTCTGGGGATCAGGAAAGGGCGGCGGCACGTCACCATCACGATCGAGCGGCTGGACAAGCCCCTTGATACCAGCATCAGCCTAGAAGACTTCAACCGCGATCTGGAGGAGCGCTTCAACGCGCCCCCCCATTGGCCTGCGACCTGA
- a CDS encoding esterase-like activity of phytase family protein: protein MRCNSQRVLIAAFAAFLHLSPVSAQAEFRGEVHLEATAEASRFGGLSAIEMAEEGATALVLSDRGTLFDLSLTRDAGAITDVTACCGARITWDEGVHLSTAQRDSEGLAILPSGEVVISFEGQGYARLAVHGRDGAQTRAFPEVPGVAALPRNGAFEGVAADAQGRLYTLPEAMPGQGPIPLLRLDRGRWSLFAELPRSSGWSPVALDFDDRGRLYLLERRVVVPFGLSSRLTRFDVAARGLSGGEVLLHSPTGRHGNLEGLSVWRDGQGQLVATMVSDDNFLAVLNTTLVEYTLPD, encoded by the coding sequence ATGCGCTGCAATTCTCAGCGGGTTCTGATCGCCGCCTTTGCTGCGTTCTTGCACCTGTCTCCGGTCTCCGCGCAGGCGGAGTTTCGGGGTGAGGTGCATCTTGAAGCGACGGCAGAGGCGTCCCGATTTGGGGGGCTATCCGCTATTGAGATGGCAGAGGAAGGCGCCACCGCATTGGTGCTTTCCGACAGGGGGACGTTGTTCGATCTGTCCCTGACGCGCGACGCCGGGGCGATCACCGATGTGACCGCGTGCTGCGGCGCACGGATCACGTGGGACGAAGGTGTTCACCTCAGCACTGCGCAGCGCGACAGCGAAGGTTTGGCGATCTTGCCAAGTGGTGAGGTTGTGATCTCGTTCGAAGGGCAGGGTTACGCCCGCCTTGCCGTGCATGGTCGCGACGGGGCGCAAACCCGTGCTTTCCCCGAAGTGCCCGGCGTGGCCGCCTTGCCCCGCAATGGCGCGTTTGAAGGCGTTGCCGCCGATGCGCAGGGGCGGCTTTATACCCTGCCCGAGGCGATGCCCGGCCAAGGTCCCATTCCCCTGCTACGGCTCGACCGGGGCAGGTGGAGCCTTTTTGCCGAATTGCCGCGATCATCGGGTTGGTCCCCCGTGGCCCTCGATTTCGACGACCGGGGGCGTCTTTACCTGCTAGAGCGCCGCGTAGTGGTGCCGTTCGGCCTTTCGTCCCGGCTGACGCGCTTTGACGTTGCCGCGCGCGGGCTGTCAGGGGGGGAGGTTCTGTTACACAGCCCCACCGGACGCCATGGCAATCTGGAAGGGCTGAGCGTTTGGCGCGATGGGCAAGGGCAGCTTGTCGCCACCATGGTCAGTGACGACAACTTTCTGGCCGTGCTGAACACGACCTTGGTGGAATATACCCTGCCGGATTAA